The Pelagibius sp. CAU 1746 genomic sequence GTCCGCATCGTAGCGCACGACCGAGGTGACGCGGCTGAACTCGCCGTCGACCAAATCCAAGCGCTTGCGCCACACCGTCGGACTGGGGCTCGCCTGCCAGTCCATTTTGGCCGTATCCATGGCGGCCGGGCGGCTGAAATCCGCATTCAGACTGTCGCTCATCTCAACTCCCTCCATCGTCCACCTCCTGATAGGTAGAATTAGATAGGTCGATTCCCGGCGGGTCACAAGAGATTGATCCGCAGGTTGCGCGCGACCTCTTGTAATCTCTTGCCGCGCTCGCATTTGTGCAAGGTGCGGCGGCGAGGTGCCGCCATCGATCGGGGCAAGGGAGATCCGGATGACCATCGAACTTTATTCTTGGGCGACGCCGAATGGCCACAAGGTGCATATCATGCTGGAGGAGCTGACACTGCCTTACAACGTGCATGCCATCAATATCGGAGCTGGCGACCAGTTCGATCCGGAGTTCCTTAAAATCAGCCCCAACAACAAGATGCCGGCGATCGTCGATCCCGAGGGGCCGGAGGGTAAGCCGATCTCTGTCTTCGAAAGCGGCGCCATCCTCATCTATCTTGCGGAAAAGACCGGCCGGCTGTTGCCGGCAGGCGCCCGGGCCCGCTATGCGGCGCTGCAGTGGCTGATGTGGCAGATGGGCGGCCTGGGCCCGATGCTGGGTCAGGCGCATCATTTTCGTCAGTATGCGCCAGAGCAGATCGATTATGCGGTTGAGCGCTATACCAATGAGGCGAACCGACTGTACGGCGTTCTGGACAAGCGCCTGGGCGAAGCGCGTTTCCTGGCCGGCGATGAATTCTCCATCGCCGACATCGCGGCCTGGCCCTGGACACGTTTTCCCGAACGCCAAGGTGTCGAAAGGGCCGATTACCCGAACTTCCAGCGCTGGTTCGAAGAAATCGCCGAGCGCCCAGCAGTCAAGCGCGGTGTCGAAGTGCTGGCTGACCAGCGCACCGAGGGGTTCGATTCCAAAGCCAGGGATGTCCTTTTCGGGGCCACGCAGTACGCCCGGCATTAGCCGATCGATCCTGTCCGCGGTCCGCGCCGGCGTGTCGCGCGGCTACGGGGAGAGGAGCGGAAAAAAGGGGCTGGTTCCGATACCGGCGTGAACCGATATTAGCACTGCCTGGGAGTTCGTCCGGGTGGCAAGCGGGGGCTCGTATCATGCGGGCTCCCGTTTACGGGTAGGTCAAGACCAGGGGAGAACGGGCCGGTGGCCATTGAACTGTATACTTGGAGTACGCCGAACGGCCGCAAGGCTTCGATCGCTTTGGAGGAGATGGGTTTGGACTACAACGTCCATCCGATCAACATTGGCCAAGGGGACCAATTCGCCCCGGAATTCCTGAAAATCAGCCCGAACAACCGAATTCCGGCGCTTGTCGATCCGGCGGGTCCGGACGGCAAGCCGATTGCCCTCTTCGAGAGTGGCGCCATCCTCATCTATCTGTCGGAGAAAACCGGTCTGTTCATGCCAGAGGATGCGCGGGCGCGCTATACGGCCCTGCAGTGGCTGATGTGGCAGATGGGCGGCTTCGGGCCCATGCTGGGGCAGGCACACCATTTCCGGCGCTTCGCCAAGGAGCAGGTTCCCTACGCGATCGAGCGCTACACGAACGAGACCAGGCGCCTCTACGGTGTTTTGGACAAGCGCCTGACCGAAGCCGAATACCTGGCTGGCGGGGACTACTCCATCGCCGACATGGCCACCTATCCCTGGGCGGCCCGCCATGAATGGCATGGAATCGCCCTGGAAGATTTCCCCGCCGTGAATCGATGGTTCGACGCCGTCGGATCGCGGCCGGCTGTGGAGAAGGGAATGGCGGTTCCCGGCTGACCGGGCCGGAACCTCATTTCCCGAAGGTTGTCTGTATCAGGCGGAGGGACGACGTCCGCGGCGGCGCCCTTTCGGCATGGCGAGGAGTTCCGCCGGCACCTTCTGCCCCATTCCGACGAGATCCATCAGCTCTTCCTTGCAGCGCTTCAGATTGATCAGCTCGCGGGAGTCATCGCGGTCATAGACTTCGACACAGCTCAGCTTGATTTCGACCAGATCGATGAGGGTTTCGACAGACGATCGCGAAAGGCTCATGAGATTCCCCTGTATGTTTTGATTAGCTCTCTGAGAGACATTTTTTAGGCGGAAGGGTTAAGGGGGCGTAAAGGATAACAAAAAGTTCTGTGCAAAAAGGTGCGGGGATGGAGGATTAAAGTCTGAAGGTTCGGGCGGTGGCGAGCCCCGCGCCGCTTTGTCTCTCAACAAGGTTCCGATGAATCCTCGTGCAGTCGAGAAGCGAGAGTTTGTCCGACGGGAGACGACGGAGATACGCTTGGCGATTGCGAGACGCCGTGGCGGATTTGGAGCCGAACATCCGGGCCGGCCCCAAGGACACTTTGCCGGAGTTCCGTGCTCAAGGAAGCGGTGCTGGAACACGCACTTTTGCCGTCTCGACGAAAGTGGTTTCCGAGATTGGCGACGGTAAAGCTGCGGATGGCATGCCTGCCCGTGAGGCGCTCAACCACGAGGACCGTTCGCGGCCCTGTGCGTTCCGTCTCCATTCTTCTGCAAGGGGGGAGGCGGGCCGCCGCCCGTCAGTTCGGCAAATATTGAGACCAGAAAACGCGTCTGCAGATCGACGCTGCTGACGGCCGCGCCTGGTGGGTCTGGGGCCGCACTTCGGCCTTCGCACGGCGCCGCTCGGGCAGATGGTCGATCTGGTCGTGGCATGCCTGTTCTCCTCGCCCTTCTTCTGTCATCACCTGCTGTAATACATGTTACGTAAATCGCAATTTATTGCAATCCTAAAATGACAGACATTAAGAATACTCGACTTCTAGATTAGAGGCGTCTGGGCCGCGTGTTCGCGTGCCGGTCGATCGCTTTGTGAATTCCGCAATAAAGCGGCGCGGCTCTAACCGCGAGGACGCAGCTTCACCCAGGTTACGGGCGCGACCCACTCGATGGGCACATTCTGTTCGATTGGGGTCGACGAGTTGACGGAAACCAGCGTGACCTGGCCCACGGCGTTGCCGGGCTCGACGATCTTCACGAGCTGACGGCCGTCCTTGGTCTGCACCACGCATTCACGTCCGTAGCATTTTGCCGGATCGAGTCCTTCTTCGCGGGAATAGCCGAGGTGCTCGCCGTCGCGGAAGCGCGGCGACATCGAGTTGCCCCTGACCACAACGCAGACGCCGCCACCTTCTCCCTGCGGGGCCTCGATCTTGTATAGGCCGGACCCTTTTTCGTGATCGTCGACGGAGTAAACGGTTTCCCCGGCGCCGACGTAGCCGACGACCAAGCTGGACGCCTTGGCTTCCCGGTTCACGAAAGCGCCAAGCTTGGACACCACGTCTGCCAGCGAGGTCTCCAGGTACTCGGCCATTTCCACCGCTTCCTCGATCTTGATGCTGCGGCTTTGATTGAGGATCTCCGTGATGCGCGAGGGGTCGAGCCCCATGTGCTTGGCAAGGCCACGTTGGGTCTTGCCGAGCTGACGCAGGCGATCTTGAAACCATCGTTTTTCCATAAGCTACAGATTGCGGAATTTGCCATTTGATGTCTATTGCGAAATATGCAACTCATATCCCCTCAGGTTGAGCGAATAGGATAGTTTTCTAATCTCCGGCCTGGCGCAGGACGCTATAGAGAGGACAGAAATGCGATCACATATGGCAGTCTCACATCCACGGAGGACCACAGCCGCCGCCGTGAAACAAAGGATCCTGGTGTTCTTGGCGGAAGCTCTGCCGCAAGGCTGGGTAAGCCAACCTCTGGCGCCAGGGCCGGCCATCAGGGCCGCCGGGGCAGGGCAGGCGCGCGCCCATCCTCTGAACGGTCCTGCCGCCGACATCCTGGTGATCTCGCCACGCGGGCGGTGCCACTTCCTGTTCGTGCGGGCGCCGGCGGACCGCTGGTGGGACGGCGGCCCGAAAAGCGTGCCCGCCGAGAAGATCGGTGAAGGGGAAGTGGAACTGGCGCGCCAATTGCGCGCCGCAGGCCACCGGGCGCGCGCCATCTGGGGAGAACGGGATTTGTTGCGCGCCTTGAGATCCTGGGGCTGTCCCTTGTCTGCCGAACCTCGGATCGGCGATGCGGGGCCTGCCGCGGCCGCGCCGCAGCGCCCGGCTCCGCACCGGCGGCGCCCGGTCTTGCACCTAGGCGGCGGACTGGAGGGAGGCGATGTCTGAAGCGCCGGCGGTTGAGGAGGCACGGGAGAGGCTGCGCATCGAGGCAGCGGTGACCGAAGGACTGCGCCTGGCGCGTGATGCCGGACACGCGGAGCCGGCCTTGCGCGACGCCGTTTGGGAGCTGTTGCTGGAGGCTGCCGACACCCTGCGGCGGCTGCCCAACCGGGAGCAGGGCTGGCTGACCGCGGCGGCGCGGGCTCACTGGCCCGACTACGTCCGCAACACGGCAGAAGAGTTCGCCGGCGCGGTTGGTCGTGCCGGCCGCGAGGCGGTGCCGGCCTTGCGTCCGACGCCGGCTAGGGCGGAAGCCATCGACCGAATGGACGCGGTTTTGCTGTGGTTCCCGTTGGCAGCGGGCGCCAATGCGCGGCGCGACGTATCAATCCTTTTCGGACTGGCCTGCGGGCTCAAGGTATCGGTAATGAGGCAACGCTTCGGCTGCGGGCGGCGCACGGTCTATGACGTGCGCGACCGAGGTATCGCCAGGATCTGCAACTGGCTGCGCAGCCGCAGTGAATTTTGCCGCAAGCTCGGCTAAGGCGCTTCAATTCGGCTGCAGTTGCCTGGGAACGTAGCGGCCGTCTTCGATCCCTTCGAAGAACTCTTCGATTTGCGGGTGGCCCACCGCCGTCCCGGTCTCGTCGATCACGAGGTTCTGCTCGGAGACATAGGCAACGTAAGAGGTTTCCTCGTTCTCCGCCAGCAAGTGGTAGAACGGCTGATCTTTATTGGGCCGGATCGCTTCCGGAATCGCCTCCCACCACTCCTCGGTATTCGAGAACGTGGGGTCGACGTCGAAAATCACGCCGCGGAACGGAAAGAAGCGATGGCGCACGATTTCGCCAATTTGGAACTTTGCCGTTCGCATGATCCAGTCGCCTTGCCTCTCGTATTTTAGGTCAACTTAGCGCCGATTGTTCATATGCGCGCCCGCCGGGATGGAAACAAGCCCCTGGGATGCGGGGTAGTGGTGCGTGAGAGAGAAACAATCGTTTCGGAATTATAGCAAAAGTAGTTTTTATCGCCCTGCGGTAGTATTTTAGAAATGCAATCTAAGGTCTTGAAAAACAAAGAACTCATCATTTGCCTTAAATGAGGCGGAATGCAACTGAGCCGTTTGCCGGCCCAAGCGGGATTAACTGAGCCGCTAGAGCCATCGCACTTAAGTGTTTGTTAAACCGAAGAGCGTCGAATCCTTGCTTCGGAGGATCAGGACCCGTTCTTACCGACCCTCAGAACGGGCCTCCGTTGAGAGGAATGCGATGTTTGAGCTTGCAATGGTTGTAAGGGTGGGGCTCGCCTGCCTGACACGTATCGCGTGCGGCCTGCGCGAGCGCGAGATCACGTCGTCGGTCTGGAGGCGCTTGCGCCCGACGTTCGGCCCGCTGCTGCGCGATGAGCGGGGCAATGCGCTGATCGAATTCGCATTCGTGGCGCCGCCCTTCCTGCTGTTGCTGATCGGCACGCTGGAAGTCTCGGTGATGTTTTTCACCAGCGCCGTCATCGAGGGGGCGACCAAGGAGGCGGCGCGTCAGATCCGTACCGGGAACATCCAGGCCACCGCCGACCCGCTGGCGGCCTTTCGTGGTCAGCTCTGCGACTCCCTCTTCGGCGTCATCGATTGCAACCAGGTCGTTTTCAATGTGCGGACCTTCTCCAGCTTCGCGGCTGTCTCGATGCCGATCGAACTGGATCAAGACGGCGAGATCGTGAATACGGCCTTCACGCCCGGCGGAAGCAGCGAGGTCACAGTCGTGCGCGCCATGTACCGCTGGCGTTTCATGACGCCGCTGATCGACAGGGTAATGCCCTCCGGCTTGGCCGGGCATCTTCTCATTTCTACCGCAGCATTCCAGAACGAGCCCTACAACGTGAACTGAGCCATGGAACTCGGCAGAAAAATCTGGCGCGACGAGCGCGGCACCGCAGTGCTGGAATTCGGTTTCCTGCTGCCGATCCTGCTGGTGTTGTTCATTGGCGTGGTGGAGGCAACCAACCTTTTGCGTCTGGACCGCAAGGTGGTGGCCTCGGCTCAAACCGCAGCGGACCTGATAACGCAGCGGCGCGAGGTCAACAATGCGCAGCTCGACGACATCCTGAGAGCGGCCGAATTGATCTTCGAGCCTTTCCCCGCCGCCCCCCATAGCGTGGGGATCGCTGCGGTCATCTACGATCCAGATACGGGTAATCCGACCCTGGATTGGACCAAGAGCAAGAACGGCGGCACCGTCCCGAATGCTCTGGCCTTGGCTGCCGGTCTCGGCGGCCCCGGAGAAGGCGTCGTCGTGGTTCGCGTGAGCTACGACTACACCCCCATGTTCTTCGATTTTGTCATGAGCGCCACCACCATCGAAGAGACGGCTGTTCTGCGGCCCCGGCGCAGCTCCGTCGTCGAAGGGCCGGGAAGCTGACGCTCTCGCCGGATTTGCAATGGAGAAACGGGCAATGCGAACGCTAGCGGAAACTGCCCTTGCGGCCATCAGCTTCATTGAGCGAATGCCGGCCCGGCTGACCGATCGCTGCCGAGGGCGGGGTTTGGCGCTGATGGCCGACACCTGCGGCAACGTAACCGTCGTGGTCGGTTTCTGTGCCATCGCTCTGTTCGGCGGCGTGGGCATCGCCGTCGATACATCGATTGCCTACAACGTGAAATCGCAGCTTGCCGCGGCGGTGGATGCCGCGGCCCTGGCGGGGGCCCGTGCCTTTGCCAGCCCCAACCGGGATGCGGATATCCGGAACTTCTTTGCCGCCAATTTCCAGGAAGGCTACATGGGTTCGGTACTTCAGCCCCTGGAGATCATCCCGAACGATCAGAACCGGACCATCACAGTGACGGCGCGGGCAACCATCCCAACCTTCTTCATGAGCGTCCTGGGCACCGACTCCACCGATGTCGCCGCCACGGCCGAAGCGACGCTGTCGTCGCGCGATGTCGAGGTGGCCTTGGTATTGGACGTGACCGGATCAATGAACACCG encodes the following:
- a CDS encoding glutathione binding-like protein → MTIELYSWATPNGHKVHIMLEELTLPYNVHAINIGAGDQFDPEFLKISPNNKMPAIVDPEGPEGKPISVFESGAILIYLAEKTGRLLPAGARARYAALQWLMWQMGGLGPMLGQAHHFRQYAPEQIDYAVERYTNEANRLYGVLDKRLGEARFLAGDEFSIADIAAWPWTRFPERQGVERADYPNFQRWFEEIAERPAVKRGVEVLADQRTEGFDSKARDVLFGATQYARH
- a CDS encoding glutathione S-transferase N-terminal domain-containing protein; protein product: MAIELYTWSTPNGRKASIALEEMGLDYNVHPINIGQGDQFAPEFLKISPNNRIPALVDPAGPDGKPIALFESGAILIYLSEKTGLFMPEDARARYTALQWLMWQMGGFGPMLGQAHHFRRFAKEQVPYAIERYTNETRRLYGVLDKRLTEAEYLAGGDYSIADMATYPWAARHEWHGIALEDFPAVNRWFDAVGSRPAVEKGMAVPG
- a CDS encoding helix-turn-helix domain-containing protein translates to MEKRWFQDRLRQLGKTQRGLAKHMGLDPSRITEILNQSRSIKIEEAVEMAEYLETSLADVVSKLGAFVNREAKASSLVVGYVGAGETVYSVDDHEKGSGLYKIEAPQGEGGGVCVVVRGNSMSPRFRDGEHLGYSREEGLDPAKCYGRECVVQTKDGRQLVKIVEPGNAVGQVTLVSVNSSTPIEQNVPIEWVAPVTWVKLRPRG
- a CDS encoding DUF6362 family protein codes for the protein MSEAPAVEEARERLRIEAAVTEGLRLARDAGHAEPALRDAVWELLLEAADTLRRLPNREQGWLTAAARAHWPDYVRNTAEEFAGAVGRAGREAVPALRPTPARAEAIDRMDAVLLWFPLAAGANARRDVSILFGLACGLKVSVMRQRFGCGRRTVYDVRDRGIARICNWLRSRSEFCRKLG
- the hspQ gene encoding heat shock protein HspQ, whose product is MRTAKFQIGEIVRHRFFPFRGVIFDVDPTFSNTEEWWEAIPEAIRPNKDQPFYHLLAENEETSYVAYVSEQNLVIDETGTAVGHPQIEEFFEGIEDGRYVPRQLQPN
- a CDS encoding TadE/TadG family type IV pilus assembly protein, whose translation is MFELAMVVRVGLACLTRIACGLREREITSSVWRRLRPTFGPLLRDERGNALIEFAFVAPPFLLLLIGTLEVSVMFFTSAVIEGATKEAARQIRTGNIQATADPLAAFRGQLCDSLFGVIDCNQVVFNVRTFSSFAAVSMPIELDQDGEIVNTAFTPGGSSEVTVVRAMYRWRFMTPLIDRVMPSGLAGHLLISTAAFQNEPYNVN
- a CDS encoding TadE/TadG family type IV pilus assembly protein translates to MELGRKIWRDERGTAVLEFGFLLPILLVLFIGVVEATNLLRLDRKVVASAQTAADLITQRREVNNAQLDDILRAAELIFEPFPAAPHSVGIAAVIYDPDTGNPTLDWTKSKNGGTVPNALALAAGLGGPGEGVVVVRVSYDYTPMFFDFVMSATTIEETAVLRPRRSSVVEGPGS